A region from the Algoriphagus machipongonensis genome encodes:
- a CDS encoding alkaline phosphatase D family protein, which yields MKRRTAVKAMALSSVTPMFLPQAFTSLKKLLGVKEAAFKSTWENWPNMKWIGPEFWGNRLQDWELLEGKASCVISAPNRALHVLTHQLGDTSKDFEQSVSILWNNSDLIGKAEAYAGFRLGAKGRFPDYRSAAVFGEGLDVGVNGAGQLFIGENTSRDTIDLAQDINLSLKAEYAEGKYKLVLSANILGEKDPQVSLVKSDIDPEVLVGNIALVSHCPQKLGGEKALASFGDWMFSGDKIVEKADQLFGPICFAQYTLHKGILKMTAQLAPVEEIEGLKISLQIKEGEAWQSIQESDLDPIGRIAQFRIQDWQKDKVFPFRVHLEVPLKNRNQDFDFYGEIAAEPASTEELKVAVFSCNADHGFPDEEVSIHVKKHQPDMALFLGDQFYEGTGGFGIQTDRIEKSSLDYLRKWYMFGWSYRNIFRKVPTAFIPDDHDVYHGNVWGEGGKHAPSDQGWGYVAQDQGGYKMAAEWVNMIQATQTSHLPDPYDPRPVKQGINVYYTDWSYGGVSFAILEDRKFKSAPKNVLPEEAKIQNGFIQNTEFDIKKYYDIDAELLGQRQMDFLKNWAENWDNGVEMKAVCSQTNFCTVATLPEGSIIDSIVPSLAIPEKGEYVTGDAPTSDMDSNGWPQKGRDEAVRVIRKAFALHIAGDQHLASTVHYGVDEFRDSGYAFAGPALNNLWPRRWWPQVSEDHQPIPGKEKNTGDFMDGFGNKMTIHAVANPYKTGFEPSRIYDRGTGYGIITFDKSNRKMKIECWPRNVDPISNPTGQYEGWPIEVSQDDNYARKAVGYLPEIQVRGVKRPLLQLVNEKTGELEYALRLKGDSFTPKVFSNDPFQVILIDTESRKKVEKTKIEIAERQSDPLIFDFS from the coding sequence ATGAAAAGAAGAACCGCCGTAAAGGCAATGGCCCTAAGCTCTGTCACCCCAATGTTTTTACCTCAAGCATTCACAAGCCTCAAAAAACTATTGGGGGTTAAAGAGGCTGCATTTAAAAGTACCTGGGAAAATTGGCCCAATATGAAATGGATAGGGCCGGAGTTTTGGGGGAATCGTCTTCAGGATTGGGAATTACTTGAGGGGAAAGCAAGCTGTGTTATTTCTGCTCCCAACCGAGCACTACATGTGCTTACTCATCAGTTAGGAGATACATCAAAAGATTTTGAACAGTCTGTTTCAATCCTCTGGAATAATTCCGATCTCATAGGAAAAGCGGAGGCTTATGCTGGCTTTAGATTAGGTGCGAAAGGAAGGTTTCCTGATTATAGATCTGCTGCGGTTTTCGGAGAAGGCCTTGATGTTGGGGTAAATGGGGCAGGTCAATTATTTATTGGTGAAAACACCTCTAGAGACACAATCGATCTAGCCCAAGACATCAATTTGAGTTTGAAAGCAGAATATGCGGAGGGAAAATACAAACTAGTCCTTAGTGCAAATATCCTTGGAGAAAAAGACCCTCAAGTAAGTTTGGTTAAATCCGATATTGATCCCGAAGTACTAGTGGGGAATATAGCTTTAGTATCCCACTGCCCTCAAAAGTTGGGAGGAGAAAAGGCACTGGCTTCTTTTGGAGATTGGATGTTTAGCGGAGATAAAATCGTCGAAAAAGCAGATCAGCTTTTTGGGCCAATTTGCTTTGCACAGTACACCTTGCATAAAGGAATATTGAAAATGACGGCGCAACTGGCTCCTGTTGAAGAAATTGAGGGCCTGAAAATCTCACTTCAAATAAAGGAAGGAGAGGCTTGGCAAAGTATTCAGGAATCAGATTTAGACCCAATTGGGCGAATTGCTCAATTTAGAATTCAGGATTGGCAAAAAGATAAGGTATTTCCTTTTCGAGTTCATTTAGAAGTCCCATTAAAAAACAGGAATCAGGATTTTGACTTTTATGGAGAGATCGCCGCAGAACCAGCATCAACCGAGGAGTTGAAGGTGGCCGTGTTTAGCTGTAATGCTGATCATGGGTTTCCAGATGAAGAAGTATCCATTCATGTCAAAAAGCATCAGCCTGACATGGCCTTATTTCTTGGAGACCAGTTTTATGAGGGTACGGGAGGTTTTGGAATCCAGACAGATAGAATAGAAAAGTCTAGCTTAGACTACCTGCGTAAATGGTACATGTTTGGCTGGTCTTATAGAAATATTTTCAGAAAAGTTCCTACTGCATTTATTCCGGATGATCATGATGTATATCATGGAAATGTTTGGGGTGAAGGTGGCAAGCATGCTCCTTCTGACCAAGGTTGGGGGTATGTGGCTCAGGATCAGGGAGGCTATAAAATGGCAGCTGAATGGGTCAACATGATCCAAGCGACCCAAACCAGCCATTTGCCGGACCCTTATGATCCAAGACCTGTTAAGCAGGGGATCAATGTATATTACACAGACTGGAGTTATGGCGGGGTTAGTTTTGCAATTTTAGAAGATAGGAAATTCAAATCAGCACCTAAAAATGTACTTCCCGAAGAGGCTAAAATTCAGAATGGATTTATCCAAAACACCGAATTTGATATCAAAAAGTATTATGATATCGATGCTGAACTTTTAGGTCAAAGGCAGATGGATTTCTTAAAGAATTGGGCTGAAAATTGGGATAATGGAGTAGAGATGAAAGCCGTTTGTTCGCAAACAAATTTCTGTACTGTTGCCACTTTGCCTGAAGGGAGTATCATAGATTCAATAGTCCCAAGTTTAGCCATTCCTGAAAAAGGCGAATATGTCACAGGAGATGCGCCTACTTCGGATATGGATTCCAATGGTTGGCCTCAAAAAGGCAGAGACGAGGCGGTGAGAGTTATTCGGAAAGCTTTTGCATTACATATCGCGGGAGATCAACATTTGGCAAGTACGGTACACTATGGAGTAGATGAGTTTAGAGATTCGGGGTATGCCTTTGCTGGACCTGCCTTGAATAACCTTTGGCCTAGAAGATGGTGGCCACAGGTTTCAGAAGACCATCAGCCGATCCCAGGGAAAGAAAAAAATACCGGTGATTTTATGGATGGCTTTGGAAACAAGATGACGATTCATGCGGTTGCGAACCCTTATAAAACCGGTTTTGAACCCTCGCGGATATATGACCGAGGAACAGGTTACGGTATTATCACCTTCGATAAGTCTAACAGGAAAATGAAAATTGAATGTTGGCCAAGAAATGTAGATCCAATTTCTAATCCCACAGGACAATATGAGGGCTGGCCTATTGAGGTTTCCCAAGATGACAACTATGCAAGAAAGGCTGTTGGGTATTTGCCAGAAATTCAGGTAAGAGGAGTGAAGAGGCCTTTGCTTCAGTTGGTCAATGAAAAAACAGGTGAGTTAGAATATGCCCTTAGATTAAAAGGGGACAGTTTTACGCCCAAGGTTTTCTCAAATGACCCTTTCCAGGTTATTTTGATAGATACAGAATCCAGGAAAAAGGTTGAAAAAACTAAGATTGAAATAGCGGAGAGGCAATCCGATCCCCTAATTTTTGATTTTAGCTGA
- a CDS encoding PhoPQ-activated pathogenicity-related family protein produces the protein MNFNFSNRIQFILGLLIFFTFFESCDQAQKKEEAPPPEKSDSILKDYVMAPDTAFKFEVVRTVTGQDYDFHVLKMTSQHWLSPDLVDQTEWWHWVSIVVPRETSFETGLMWIGGGSTKTKLPEEPDQLILQAALQSNSIVAQVHNIPFQPLTFKNDPEGARTEDAIIAYGWRKFLEGGAKDEDAIWLARLPMTKAVKLAMDATSEIAKTYYDINLKNYVVAGASKRGWTTWTTAAVDDRVVAIIPIVIDMLNLEPSFKHHWKNYGFWAPAVGNYVSEGIMEWMGTPEFDRLLEITEPYSFLPELDMPKLLINAAGDQFFQPDSWEFYWNDLKGEKHVQYVPNFGHDLSQSDALPNMVSFYSSVINEIERPKYQWSIEGDRISFQADSSNQPISVKIWTAYNESTRDFRVDVFGPNWTSIEMESQEDGLYEYQMEQPETGYKAFLMEVTFAGQAPLKVTSGVEVLPRTYPFEYTTPEREANANSN, from the coding sequence ATGAACTTCAATTTTTCAAATCGTATACAATTCATACTTGGCCTGTTGATCTTTTTCACATTTTTTGAATCCTGTGATCAAGCTCAGAAAAAAGAAGAGGCCCCGCCCCCAGAAAAATCAGATAGTATTCTGAAAGATTACGTGATGGCACCTGATACTGCATTTAAATTTGAAGTGGTCAGAACCGTTACTGGACAAGACTATGATTTTCATGTCTTAAAAATGACTTCCCAGCATTGGCTAAGTCCTGATCTCGTAGATCAAACAGAATGGTGGCATTGGGTAAGTATAGTCGTCCCTAGAGAAACGAGCTTTGAAACTGGTTTGATGTGGATCGGCGGAGGAAGTACCAAGACAAAATTACCTGAAGAACCCGATCAGTTGATTTTACAAGCAGCTTTGCAAAGCAATTCCATTGTAGCCCAAGTTCATAACATACCCTTCCAACCCTTGACTTTCAAAAACGATCCGGAAGGCGCAAGAACTGAGGATGCCATCATTGCATATGGCTGGAGGAAATTTCTGGAAGGAGGCGCAAAAGATGAAGATGCTATTTGGCTGGCAAGACTCCCCATGACCAAGGCTGTGAAACTGGCGATGGATGCCACTTCGGAAATTGCCAAAACCTACTACGATATCAATCTAAAAAACTATGTAGTGGCAGGTGCTTCCAAAAGAGGGTGGACTACCTGGACTACAGCTGCAGTGGATGATCGAGTTGTAGCTATTATCCCTATTGTGATAGATATGCTAAACCTGGAGCCTTCCTTTAAACATCATTGGAAAAACTATGGTTTTTGGGCACCTGCTGTAGGAAACTATGTCAGTGAAGGCATCATGGAATGGATGGGAACACCAGAGTTTGATAGGCTCTTGGAGATTACCGAACCTTACTCCTTTTTACCTGAATTGGATATGCCAAAATTACTGATCAATGCCGCTGGAGATCAGTTTTTTCAACCAGATAGCTGGGAGTTTTATTGGAATGACTTAAAAGGAGAAAAACATGTGCAATACGTCCCAAATTTCGGTCATGATTTAAGTCAATCAGACGCCTTGCCCAATATGGTTTCCTTTTATTCCTCCGTGATCAATGAAATTGAAAGACCTAAATACCAATGGTCTATCGAAGGTGATAGGATATCCTTTCAGGCTGACAGTTCTAACCAGCCTATTTCTGTAAAAATTTGGACCGCATATAATGAAAGCACCCGGGATTTTAGAGTGGATGTCTTTGGACCCAACTGGACTTCGATAGAAATGGAATCCCAGGAAGATGGACTTTATGAATATCAAATGGAACAACCTGAGACAGGCTACAAGGCATTTCTGATGGAAGTCACTTTTGCAGGGCAGGCTCCTCTGAAAGTAACTAGCGGAGTGGAAGTCTTACCGAGAACCTACCCTTTTGAATACACAACTCCTGAACGGGAAGCTAATGCAAACTCAAATTAA
- a CDS encoding glucuronyl esterase domain-containing protein: protein MLKSLFFTAILVISLNSILMAQYDVNEDESKVPPLALPDPFISKEGKVITSISEWENIRRPELINLFTEEVYGPIPGDFDEIKFEEVSESQNPLEGLAIFKEIDIRVSRKGQKHSMRLNLFLPQNSSKPSPVILLVNHREKSEDGKIAEDGYWPVENIIKRGFATASFHGETVAPDDAERFSEGVISNLYPEELPNPAGMRTFGAWGWAAMRAMDYFEKDPLIDAKKSTIVGHSRSGKTALWTGAIDERWSVVISNESGCGGAALSRRKFGETVKIINNAFPHWFNDNFKNYADHEESLPIDQHMLAMMMAPRSVYFSSAREDRWADPKGEYLSLKIGSRIYSEIYEQPVAFPDDFENLKAPVLQKHSGYHIREGKHNLTLEDWNHFMDFIELNQ from the coding sequence ATGCTCAAATCACTATTTTTCACTGCTATCCTGGTCATTTCCCTAAACTCAATACTTATGGCACAATATGACGTCAATGAAGATGAAAGTAAAGTTCCGCCTTTAGCCCTCCCCGACCCTTTTATTAGCAAAGAAGGAAAGGTAATCACGAGCATTTCCGAATGGGAGAACATTAGAAGACCAGAGCTAATAAACCTTTTTACTGAGGAAGTATACGGTCCCATACCTGGAGACTTTGATGAAATAAAGTTTGAGGAAGTTTCTGAGAGTCAAAACCCATTGGAAGGGTTGGCTATTTTTAAGGAAATCGATATTAGGGTATCAAGAAAGGGTCAAAAACACAGCATGAGACTGAATTTATTTCTACCACAAAATAGCAGCAAACCCTCCCCAGTAATTCTGCTGGTCAATCACAGAGAAAAAAGTGAGGATGGTAAAATTGCTGAAGATGGCTACTGGCCAGTAGAAAACATAATCAAACGTGGATTTGCTACAGCATCTTTTCATGGCGAAACAGTTGCTCCAGATGATGCAGAACGATTCTCCGAAGGCGTTATTTCTAACCTTTATCCAGAAGAGCTTCCTAATCCAGCGGGCATGAGAACATTTGGGGCTTGGGGATGGGCTGCCATGAGAGCGATGGATTATTTTGAAAAAGATCCTTTGATTGATGCAAAAAAATCAACCATCGTAGGTCATTCACGGTCAGGAAAAACTGCTTTATGGACCGGTGCCATTGACGAAAGATGGTCGGTTGTTATTTCCAATGAATCTGGCTGCGGAGGAGCTGCTCTATCACGCCGTAAATTTGGAGAAACTGTCAAAATCATCAATAATGCTTTTCCACATTGGTTTAATGACAACTTTAAAAACTACGCAGATCATGAGGAATCCTTACCTATTGATCAGCACATGTTAGCCATGATGATGGCTCCTAGATCCGTTTATTTTTCCAGTGCTCGTGAAGATCGATGGGCAGACCCCAAAGGAGAATACCTATCTCTAAAAATCGGTAGCAGAATTTATTCTGAAATATATGAGCAGCCTGTTGCTTTTCCAGATGATTTTGAGAATCTCAAAGCCCCAGTATTACAAAAACATTCTGGATATCACATTAGAGAAGGAAAGCATAATTTAACTTTAGAAGACTGGAATCACTTCATGGATTTTATTGAGTTAAACCAATAA
- a CDS encoding sialidase family protein produces MTYLISLFFLLAFNNNYHPQEKVEVKILKSEFIYENAPFPSCHASTLVETPDGIMAAWFGGTYERHPDVSIYTALLSDGSWSTPKMVADGVENKDFRNPTWNPVLYRNPNGQLVLFYKEGPNPREWWGLYKTSDDGGKTWSKAIQIPPGMLGPVKNKSVTLADGTLLHPSSFETNGVWSMHVETTTSDIQDWKKIAIDNGAFHAIQPTVLTYPNGKLQMLARTQEHVIGTTWSTDGGKTWSPVSSTGLVHNNSGIDAVTLKNGVQLLLCNPIKEGRNKLSLMMSEDGVNWEEIHVMEDQPEGEFSYPAIIQAEDGTVHMTYTYNREKIKYVSLSLD; encoded by the coding sequence ATGACCTACCTGATAAGCCTTTTTTTCCTGCTGGCTTTTAACAATAACTACCACCCCCAAGAAAAAGTAGAGGTCAAAATTCTAAAATCAGAATTCATCTATGAAAATGCTCCTTTTCCATCTTGTCATGCCTCCACTTTAGTTGAGACTCCTGATGGGATTATGGCAGCTTGGTTTGGTGGCACCTACGAAAGGCATCCAGACGTCAGCATATATACCGCATTATTATCGGATGGATCATGGTCAACCCCAAAGATGGTTGCCGATGGTGTGGAAAACAAAGATTTCAGAAACCCTACCTGGAACCCAGTTCTCTACAGAAATCCAAATGGACAGCTTGTACTTTTCTACAAGGAAGGACCAAATCCCAGAGAATGGTGGGGGCTATACAAAACCTCAGATGATGGAGGGAAAACTTGGTCAAAAGCAATACAAATCCCTCCCGGGATGCTTGGTCCTGTGAAAAACAAATCTGTTACCCTGGCAGATGGAACACTACTTCATCCCAGTAGCTTTGAAACCAATGGGGTTTGGAGCATGCACGTGGAAACCACAACTTCAGATATCCAGGATTGGAAAAAGATAGCTATAGACAACGGAGCTTTTCATGCTATTCAACCTACTGTATTAACCTATCCTAATGGAAAACTCCAGATGTTGGCAAGAACTCAGGAACATGTCATTGGCACCACTTGGTCCACCGACGGTGGAAAAACCTGGTCTCCAGTAAGCTCCACAGGTCTTGTACACAACAACTCTGGGATTGACGCGGTAACACTTAAAAATGGGGTTCAACTTCTGCTTTGTAATCCGATAAAAGAGGGAAGAAACAAGCTTTCATTGATGATGTCTGAAGACGGCGTTAATTGGGAAGAAATCCACGTGATGGAGGACCAGCCCGAAGGTGAGTTTAGCTATCCAGCAATTATCCAAGCCGAAGATGGCACTGTGCACATGACCTATACTTACAATCGGGAGAAAATAAAATACGTTTCCCTGTCTTTAGATTAA